The region TTGATGGTGTAGTCTAACTGGTCAGGAGTTTATACTCAAGCTTGGTGTATTCAGAGTGTCAGCCCACATCCTTTCTCCTTTAcgttttatttccttttatgtAGAACTATCAATTCGCTGGTTTTGTATTAGACAGCGGACCATGCACACATGCATGTTCTTGTCTTCAACACGATTGTGCCCCATTACTTGATTGATTGATTCGTATGTGATTTTAtgttaataatgtaaaattttgCATTCATGTATACTGACTGTAGCAAAAGTTAATTCTTTTTGTTTGAGTAAAGAATTTCTTAGTATTATACCTCAGTGGTGCAGATCATTTCTTGACACACAATATTCATTTCGTCTTGCACAACTCAGACTGAAGTTGAGATCTGGTATTATGACGATTATCTATCGGAAGGTATTTTTCGCAGAGTAGCTGCACTAAAAATGCAATTCATAGCATTCATGTAATGGTGTGTGCATGCATGAGTATATTTATTTCCTTGTACAGTCATCAGTTGTATCGTATTCCATGcaaattttgtttatttgtcCAGTGAGGATTCACATATGTGCCCCACAGAATGTTAAATTTGCTCCCTCTGCAGTTTGGACCCTTTTTATTGTCATATAATGTGCAGTCTTCTGTAACTATATGATTCAAACACAAGATCATGTTATACAGTTTACGGAAtgtctctctctatctctctcagTGTCTTCATGTAAGCTTAGCAGAGAGATCTAAATTTTCTGAAGGAGAAATTCAGACATTCATGTCGGTGGATGCAGATCGAATTGTAAACCTGAGCAACAGTGTTCATGATATGTGGAGGTTATAATTCTTAACATTTTTAAATCGCTCGAATGAAATGATTTGTCTGTACTAGATCGAATACTTTGGGGTCAGTTTCATTTCATAATTGCAGTGAATGGAAACTTCTTTCATGAAAGAACATTTAAACTAGTTGTTTCGCAGTTCTAGTGATATCACATCTACTGGCACTATAACATTTGACATAAAAAAAACCTCTTAGAACAATCTTTCTACAATCAGCTTAGAAACATATGATGGGAAAAATATGCTTAAGATTATGACAAGTAATCCATCATTTACTAATAAATTCATGGATCTTTTTTCTTGTGTTATTGTGTCAGCTTGCCTTTGCAAATAGGGATCGCTCTCTACCTGTTATACATACAAGTGAAATTTGCCTTTGTTTCTGGGATAGCTATAACTATTTTGCTCATACCAGGTATGTAAGGTTTGATTGTCATGCATTCACATTAAACCATTCTTAAATATGTTGGCATGAAACTTCATGCAAGCAACATATACTCTTCTATTTAAAGTTACCATTATACGTATCATTATGCAGTCAAGTTGTGCTTTGCTGAGGTTGATGCTACCTTCACCTTGCTTTTGTTTGGCTTATTTGAGCATTATATTGGCAGACACAGATGTCCTTTTGATATATGTCGTCgcctttgatttttttgttgctATGACATTTTTGGGTTTAATCTTAGGAATTTTCTgagtgtgaatttttttttttttggcattttCCTTGGACAATTATCAAGCCAAAGTTAGTCAAGTAAACCTGCCTTTGTGTTTTCTTCATGAGTGATTTTACAAGGATTGTACCTCTGGGATCAAGTATAATCTTGTCCTTGATTTCCTGTTTTATCACTTCAGCAGAGAACTCTTCAATATGAGGTAGTGTTGGATTCCATCTACCACGACCTTATCTAGCCGTTCCAGAAAATCATTTCTAAACACCGAGCATACTGTCATTTGACTTAAAAAGATCCAACTTGTTGTGCTTTATCCTGGTAAGGCTTGTAAACTGCTTTGAGACGTCCGTACTCCTACACTGAGGCAACTTCCACCTCGTTTCAAATGTCTTTGTAGTGAAGTGGACAAGGTATTAATGCACCCATGAGTTCTTCCAAATGATTTTTGACGAGCCATGATATCAACAAGGGGATGTGTCCCATGTGTATGTAAGATTTGGTGACCTACCCTCGAACTGAAATTTGTTGCAAGAAACATAATGTCATTACTGATTCTTTTATGATATTTTCTGAACTACATACACACAAACTTTGTTACTACAATATCTATCCAACAAACCACATGTTCTAAATTGccttgttagtatgccttgaatctgtatTGTTTGCCTCTAGCCAAACGGGGGTCCTAATTGTTATATTCGGCCTAGCCCGTTTCGTTTGCCTatttatataaaagtaggacacaTAACTCTGCAATCTGAATACAATATGTTGTCCTTTCCTACCCATGGACGTAGCCAACACAACGTTGGTGAATCACATAAATATGTGTCTCTTTACGTTCTGTTtgtctcgattacacaattactctattTTGTTACAACATGCCTTTTAAACAAAAACAGGAGATGTTACTATATAACTTCAGTTGCAGGGTTTTACATTGATATGTTTTTAATTGGGTAATGATAATTAAATATACAGTTAACAAATGGATTGCAAATCTGATTGCGCATGCAACAAAAAATATGATGGAGCAGAAGGATGAAAGGTATCTATTCTTTCCTTTTGAGAGGCTACTAGTCATTCATAGAATTTTTTGTACTAATGTTTCAAAAGATTTTAAGATTATCTTATTATCATACTGAAATTACTATAGTTGTCCCATCATCATATGACGACGAAAAATCCAAATTCTATTTCATCATGTACTTGGTTGACTTCAGAGGTTTCAAAAGCCATGAAATGGCTGTGGGCATTGGCCCCCAAAGCTTTTGTGTGTGCTCTCATGCACAGACACATGTGCTGAACAACATATGCATATACATAATCGTCATCTTCAAgatctcttatttttttatatttctgcTTTCCTTCGACTTATCAGATCCAGTCGTTTTTTAGGAAATTCCAAAAGCTTAGGAAGACAAACATAACAAGATATATTCTCAAATAAGGTTAAACTCAATAAGTTTCTAAAATTATGTGATAGTAAGTATACTACAAGCATGAGATGTCGAGGAATGCTACTGAGTCTACCATGTGGATAGCCTGACATTATGAGACTCAGTTGTACgagttatatatgtatagaataTCAAAAATATGATATGTCCCATTTTCCAGGATTAGAAAGACGGCGGAGTTACTAACATATATACGCACATTAAAAATGTATGGTTGGGAGCTTCTGTTCGCGAGCTGGTTGATGAAGACAAGATCCTCTGAAGTCCAACATTTATCGGTAAAAATGCAGACATTTTATTGCAGACTTCAAAAAGGCTACCCATTCTTCATCTGATACAGAATTTCATGTCTTAGACTAGGAAATATTTGGATGCATGGTGTGTGTTCTTTTGGGCGACAACACCCACACTTTTCTCTTTGTTCACCTTTGGACTCTACTCTTTGATGGGTCACCATCTTGATGCTGCAACGGTATTGCAACTATTTAAACACTTTTTGATGAAATATGTTGATAATTCTAAATTCCTTACTTGCACTTGTGTTAACTTTTCAGGTTTTCACCTGCCTAGCTCTGTTTAATAATTTGATCTCTCCTCTAAATTCATTCCCATGGGTCATCAATGGTCTGATAGACGTAAGTTTCTTTTCCGTAGCTCCGCACTTTATTCATTCATGTGTCAAAATATATGAGTTATTTATGATTTTCACAGGCACTTATATCACTTAGACGATTGAACAAGTATCTCTCTTGTAAAGAAATTGATACCAGACTGAATAAATCGTCCCCTACCTTCTGTGATGAGAAATTTGATTCGAAAGAGCTGGCTGTTGCTGTTGATGAGGCATCTTGTACATGGTCAAGCTATGATGAGAAGGAATTTGACCTGGTTCTGGAAAATGTAAATCTTCGTGTCCCAAAGGGTTTCATGGTTGCGATTATTGGTGAGGTAAATCGTTGATGTATTAGCGTTTGCTTATATGCTAAGTAAATTGTTAGATGCTTCAAATATTTGACAAAGttacaaaataaatatcttGGATTATACATGGTGAAAAAGAAGCTAACCTGATGTTTTGGCTAGTGTCTACTTTTATGTTTCTTCGCATATCACAAATACTGTTAGAGAAGTTTTTCGTCTAAAAGTTTATTATTCTATTGTTTCAGTTCCACTGATTTCATCAAATCTGTAAGTTTGACAAAGTTTTACCGTGGTAGCAAGCTTTTAATTAGTTAAGTGAAGGATATTCCATAACAAGTCGAGAGTAAGCTAGCTGAATTTGTTCTACAGCTATTAGAATTTAACAATTCGAAACTTTAGTTTTTCTCTAGAAGTATCTTATatcctttttcttcttattttttcttAGCCTTTCTATATTGCTGTCGAACTTGGTGATATAGGGTATTAGTTAGCAATTTTCTTTTTGAAGCAGTTTACGTTAGCATTATAAAGCGTTTTTCTTGAAATTCCAGGTAACTGAACGGCTTGGTGTACTTtttatgattatattttaattggatgGCTATAGATAAAGTTAGGATTGTAAGAGATGAACAAATTTCAGAACATCAATCTTTGTATTCTGGTAAAACAAGTTAAGTGAATTAAGTGATGATCTGCAGTTGCATACCACTTTAATAATATCGCATGCCTTAATTTAAGTGTTTGATTTCCACTGGGTTACAGGTTGGATCAGGTAAATCATCCCTTTTGAACTTGATTCTGGGTGAAACTAGACTCATCAATGGAACGATATATCTAGTTGGATCAAAAGCATACGTACCACAGGTCAATTATCTTTCCTATTACCATCTAAGTGCAAATCAgaaattaaaaactaaataatCTTACTTGTATACCTTTCAGATCCCATGGATAATGTCTGGAACAATCCGCGATAATATTTTGCTTGGAAAGGACTATGATCAGAACAGGTATTACTTTTGTCAGTTTTGTGAATGGCAGAATAGCAAAGATGAATATTATGGTAAAGGTTGTAATAAAACATCCTTATCCCTTGTAATTAAGCAGATATTCAGAAGTGTTAGAGGCTTGCACCCTGGATCTTGATATTTCTCTAATGAATGGAGGTGATATGGCTCGTATTGGTGAGAAAGGTCTTAATTTGTCTGGAGGTCAAAGAGCCCGCCTTGCCCTTGCTAGGTAGTACTTTGTTTCGACAATAATTCATGATCGAACATGCTTATGTTCtctaataactttttttttcctcatCGGCATGGTCAGGGCCATTTATCATGGGTCTGACACATACATGCTTGATGACGTTCTGAGTGCAGTTGACGCTCATGTTGCTCGGTCCATAATACAACATGCAATTATGGGTCCTCTTATGAGCAAGGAAACACGCATTCTCTGTACACATAATATTCAGGTTCGTCTTTTTCTATGGGTTTTAAGTTCAATAGGTTGTGTGGTGATGCAGCATCGGGCTCATTTATTATTTATGTCCACTTCTATCGTTGTATATTGTTCAACATTTATACGCCAGTAATGATTGCAGGCAATTCATCTGGCAGATATGATAGTTGTGATGGATAATGGGCATGTGAAATGGATAGGAAGTCCAACTGACTCTTCTGTCACTTCCTACATATCATTTCTATCACTAAATGAGTTTGACACATTTACTGAGGTGCAAAGGAACGAAAAGTTGCCAAATCTTGATGGTAAAATGGAGAAACCCCGTGAACTTGACTCAATAAGCACTATAAATGAAGCCCAAGGCATCATTGAGGTTGAGGCAAGAAAAGAAGGGAGGGTTGAATCAGAAGTATACAAGTGAGTTAACCGATGTTTAAATTCATTGCATAACACATGATATCAATACCGTTAACCTAACTTATTATCTTCTGCAGAAACTATGCTGCATTTTCTGGTTGGTCCATTGCTGTTATATCATGTCTCTCAGCAATCTTAATGCAAGCTTCGCGTAATGGAAATGATCTCTGGCTGTCATTTTGGGTCGACACAACGGGTGCCAACCAAAGCAAGTTTTCCACCACCTTTTATCTGGTTAGCACTTTCTCCTGTAAATGATCAGATGTATGGTTGGTGTCTTTGGCTTCATTCAGCTTGttattaaaattactaaaaaatcaCTAGTAAGAGAACTCAATAATCAATATGGTTGGATTATGTTTTTGGAACTCGCAGAAAATGTCAGCCAATACTATGTACAAAAGTCCACTAGGAAGTATATAATTTTTAGTTAAAAGATATTTGAGATTGTGCAGTGGATGGAATTTGAATATTCTTTGCAAAAGAAATGTATGGCTTCAGTTGCCGGATACATTAAACTGGGTTGGTATCATTTGCTCTTGCAGGTCATTCTCTGCTTGTTTTGTTTGGTTAATTCACTCTTGACGTTAGTGAGGGCATTTTCATTTGCATATGGTGGTTTACGAGCTGCTATTAAAGTGCATGACCAATTGCTCCACAAAATAATTGATTCACCCGTTAGTTTCTTTGATCGAACACCAAGTGGAAGAATATTAAACAGGTAGCATGCTCTGCGCCTTTTATGATGGATAATTTTCCAGTTTTACTTTTCTATGCTAACCGGATTCTACAGATTTTCTTCAGATCTCTACACAATTGATGACTCACTTCCATTTATTCTCAACATTCTCCTTGCCAATTTTGTTGGCCTCCTTGGGATTGCCGTTGTTTTATCGATTGTGCAGGTATCTATACCCTCGTTCTAGTTGAGCTTGTATGATATTCTCTAACGATTGAAATAATTTGTATATGCTGAATGTATTCATAACTGAATGTTTTATCATTTACTATGCAGGTCACATTTTTGTTATTACTAATACCATTTTGGTTTATCTACAAAAAGTTGCAGGTTTGTACCACATCTTTATCCAACTTTGGAAACTTTGTCAAGTGGTGTAAAAGAAACATATGTTAATTATATCAAAACAATTCTCCGGTATTCGGTGAACTAAACATTGATCTTGCTAGACTGTCCTATAAAAGCAAATTCTGCAAGTTTCATAATAGATACATAGAAAACAATATTGATCTTTGTCAATCATTATGTTTAATATAGTATATTGTTTAAGTAAATTATAATGGTTAGTGAGTTTTCAATATGATGAAGTTTATTGATCAAGTTACTAAAAGTGAGAAGCTATAGTTCTACTACAGATCAACATCACGGGAATTGCGGAGACTGGACAGTGTCTCCCGTTCA is a window of Salvia splendens isolate huo1 unplaced genomic scaffold, SspV2 ctg958, whole genome shotgun sequence DNA encoding:
- the LOC121791890 gene encoding ABC transporter C family member 13-like isoform X3, translated to MDPSSCHSLLLRMWDAQYRNNHRHPSLFKAICSAYGWPYFCIGVLKVLNDCLGFAGPLLLNMLIRFLQKGARKVDGYVLAISLGLVSIVKSFLDTQYSFRLAQLRLKLRSGIMTIIYRKCLHVSLAERSKFSEGEIQTFMSVDADRIVNLSNSVHDMWSLPLQIGIALYLLYIQVKFAFVSGIAITILLIPVNKWIANLIAHATKNMMEQKDERIRKTAELLTYIRTLKMYGWELLFASWLMKTRSSEVQHLSTRKYLDAWCVFFWATTPTLFSLFTFGLYSLMGHHLDAATVFTCLALFNNLISPLNSFPWVINGLIDALISLRRLNKYLSCKEIDTRLNKSSPTFCDEKFDSKELAVAVDEASCTWSSYDEKEFDLVLENVNLRVPKGFMVAIIGEVGSGKSSLLNLILGETRLINGTIYLVGSKAYVPQIPWIMSGTIRDNILLGKDYDQNRYSEVLEACTLDLDISLMNGGDMARIGEKGLNLSGGQRARLALARAIYHGSDTYMLDDVLSAVDAHVARSIIQHAIMGPLMSKETRILCTHNIQAIHLADMIVVMDNGHVKWIGSPTDSSVTSYISFLSLNEFDTFTEVQRNEKLPNLDGKMEKPRELDSISTINEAQGIIEVEARKEGRVESEVYKNYAAFSGWSIAVISCLSAILMQASRNGNDLWLSFWVDTTGANQSKFSTTFYLVILCLFCLVNSLLTLVRAFSFAYGGLRAAIKVHDQLLHKIIDSPVSFFDRTPSGRILNRFSSDLYTIDDSLPFILNILLANFVGLLGIAVVLSIVQVTFLLLLIPFWFIYKKLQFYYRSTSRELRRLDSVSRSPIYASFTEILEGSSTIRAFNCEDFLLIRFMQHVQMYQRTSYTEVIASLWLSLRLQLLAAFVVSFVAVMAIVGTDEHLPISLGTPGLVGLALSYASPIVSLLGSFLTSFTETEKEMVSVERVLQYMDISPEKLTGESLLDTNWPSKGKIQFQNVTLRYMPSLPPALVDVSLIIPEGSRVGIVGRTGAGKSSILNVLFRLNPICSGCVLVDDLDIALLPVRDLRSRIAIVPQSPFLFEGSLRDNLDPYEMISDRKIWDTLEKCCLKEEIETAGGLDIHVKEAGTTFSVGQRQLLCLARALLKASKVLCLDECTANVDTQTASKLQKAIWSECEGRTIVTIAHRISTVLAMDNIFILDQGILIEEGNPQALMHDEASRFSSFVRASTM
- the LOC121791890 gene encoding ABC transporter C family member 13-like isoform X4; the protein is MVLLRMCLLLRMWDAQYRNNHRHPSLFKAICSAYGWPYFCIGVLKVLNDCLGFAGPLLLNMLIRFLQKGARKVDGYVLAISLGLVSIVKSFLDTQYSFRLAQLRLKLRSGIMTIIYRKCLHVSLAERSKFSEGEIQTFMSVDADRIVNLSNSVHDMWSLPLQIGIALYLLYIQVKFAFVSGIAITILLIPVNKWIANLIAHATKNMMEQKDERIRKTAELLTYIRTLKMYGWELLFASWLMKTRSSEVQHLSTRKYLDAWCVFFWATTPTLFSLFTFGLYSLMGHHLDAATVFTCLALFNNLISPLNSFPWVINGLIDALISLRRLNKYLSCKEIDTRLNKSSPTFCDEKFDSKELAVAVDEASCTWSSYDEKEFDLVLENVNLRVPKGFMVAIIGEVGSGKSSLLNLILGETRLINGTIYLVGSKAYVPQIPWIMSGTIRDNILLGKDYDQNRYSEVLEACTLDLDISLMNGGDMARIGEKGLNLSGGQRARLALARAIYHGSDTYMLDDVLSAVDAHVARSIIQHAIMGPLMSKETRILCTHNIQAIHLADMIVVMDNGHVKWIGSPTDSSVTSYISFLSLNEFDTFTEVQRNEKLPNLDGKMEKPRELDSISTINEAQGIIEVEARKEGRVESEVYKNYAAFSGWSIAVISCLSAILMQASRNGNDLWLSFWVDTTGANQSKFSTTFYLVILCLFCLVNSLLTLVRAFSFAYGGLRAAIKVHDQLLHKIIDSPVSFFDRTPSGRILNRFSSDLYTIDDSLPFILNILLANFVGLLGIAVVLSIVQVTFLLLLIPFWFIYKKLQFYYRSTSRELRRLDSVSRSPIYASFTEILEGSSTIRAFNCEDFLLIRFMQHVQMYQRTSYTEVIASLWLSLRLQLLAAFVVSFVAVMAIVGTDEHLPISLGTPGLVGLALSYASPIVSLLGSFLTSFTETEKEMVSVERVLQYMDISPEKLTGESLLDTNWPSKGKIQFQNVTLRYMPSLPPALVDVSLIIPEGSRVGIVGRTGAGKSSILNVLFRLNPICSGCVLVDDLDIALLPVRDLRSRIAIVPQSPFLFEGSLRDNLDPYEMISDRKIWDTLEKCCLKEEIETAGGLDIHVKEAGTTFSVGQRQLLCLARALLKASKVLCLDECTANVDTQTASKLQKAIWSECEGRTIVTIAHRISTVLAMDNIFILDQGILIEEGNPQALMHDEASRFSSFVRASTM
- the LOC121791890 gene encoding ABC transporter C family member 13-like isoform X2, translated to MADLPSFICPDSPYVWNRNGVSECFDNLVLGFGANMLTVVMILVLWIIHRRGRQLRRVHLSAYNAFPVLAALGLCFALFDVVMLFWASMSARTILYHEWLYACSEFLVWMAVMVVSRCDTQMDFLCHDVLCVWWIIKLLLLMPRLQIVFTSPQVIRWFREIFGAILDITFATLINIIRVRIVSYRNSSVVDPLLPYQRQNKDGPLTDVGIVWKVWNLLTFKIIDPVIRHGSIKQLDFEDLLQLPIDMDPSSCHSLLLRMWDAQYRNNHRHPSLFKAICSAYGWPYFCIGVLKVLNDCLGFAGPLLLNMLIRFLQKGARKVDGYVLAISLGLVSIVKSFLDTQYSFRLAQLRLKLRSGIMTIIYRKCLHVSLAERSKFSEGEIQTFMSVDADRIVNLSNSVHDMWSLPLQIGIALYLLYIQVKFAFVSGIAITILLIPVNKWIANLIAHATKNMMEQKDERIRKTAELLTYIRTLKMYGWELLFASWLMKTRSSEVQHLSTRKYLDAWCVFFWATTPTLFSLFTFGLYSLMGHHLDAATVFTCLALFNNLISPLNSFPWVINGLIDALISLRRLNKYLSCKEIDTRLNKSSPTFCDEKFDSKELAVAVDEASCTWSSYDEKEFDLVLENVNLRVPKGFMVAIIGEVGSGKSSLLNLILGETRLINGTIYLVGSKAYVPQIPWIMSGTIRDNILLGKDYDQNRYSEVLEACTLDLDISLMNGGDMARIGEKGLNLSGGQRARLALARAIYHGSDTYMLDDVLSAVDAHVARSIIQHAIMGPLMSKETRILCTHNIQAIHLADMIVVMDNGHVKWIGSPTDSSVTSYISFLSLNEFDTFTEVQRNEKLPNLDGKMEKPRELDSISTINEAQGIIEVEARKEGRVESEVYKNYAAFSGWSIAVISCLSAILMQASRNGNDLWLSFWVDTTGANQSKFSTTFYLVILCLFCLVNSLLTLVRAFSFAYGGLRAAIKVHDQLLHKIIDSPVSFFDRTPSGRILNRFSSDLYTIDDSLPFILNILLANFVGLLGIAVVLSIVQVTFLLLLIPFWFIYKKLQFYYRSTSRELRRLDSVSRSPIYASFTEILEGSSTIRAFNCEDFLLIRFMQHVQMYQRTSYTEVIASLWLSLRLQLLAAFVVSFVAVMAIVGTDEHLPISLGTPGLVGLALSYASPIVSLLGSFLTSFTETEKEMVSVERVLQYMDISPEKLTGESLLDTNWPSKGKIQFQNVTLRYMPSLPPALVDVSLIIPEGSRVGIVGRTGAGKSSILNVLFRLNPICSGCVLVDDLDIALLPVRDLRSRIAIVPQSPFLFEGSLRDNLDPYEMISDRKIWDTLEKCCLKEEIETAGGLDIHVKEAGTTFSVGQRQLLCLARALLKASKVLCLDECTANVDTQTASKLQKAIWSECEGRTIVTIAHRISTVLAMDNIFILDQGILIEEGNPQALMHDEASRFSSFVRASTM
- the LOC121791890 gene encoding ABC transporter C family member 13-like isoform X1, with the translated sequence MADLPSFICPDSPYVWNRNGVSECFDNLVLGFGANMLTVVMILVLWIIHRRGRQLRRVHLSAYNAFPVLAALGLCFALFDVVMLFWASMSARTILYHEWLYACSEFLVWMAVMVVSRCDTQMDFLCHDVLCVWWIIKLLLLMPRLQIVFTSPQVIRWFREIFGAILDITFATLINIIRVRIVSYRNSYLQLCSSVVDPLLPYQRQNKDGPLTDVGIVWKVWNLLTFKIIDPVIRHGSIKQLDFEDLLQLPIDMDPSSCHSLLLRMWDAQYRNNHRHPSLFKAICSAYGWPYFCIGVLKVLNDCLGFAGPLLLNMLIRFLQKGARKVDGYVLAISLGLVSIVKSFLDTQYSFRLAQLRLKLRSGIMTIIYRKCLHVSLAERSKFSEGEIQTFMSVDADRIVNLSNSVHDMWSLPLQIGIALYLLYIQVKFAFVSGIAITILLIPVNKWIANLIAHATKNMMEQKDERIRKTAELLTYIRTLKMYGWELLFASWLMKTRSSEVQHLSTRKYLDAWCVFFWATTPTLFSLFTFGLYSLMGHHLDAATVFTCLALFNNLISPLNSFPWVINGLIDALISLRRLNKYLSCKEIDTRLNKSSPTFCDEKFDSKELAVAVDEASCTWSSYDEKEFDLVLENVNLRVPKGFMVAIIGEVGSGKSSLLNLILGETRLINGTIYLVGSKAYVPQIPWIMSGTIRDNILLGKDYDQNRYSEVLEACTLDLDISLMNGGDMARIGEKGLNLSGGQRARLALARAIYHGSDTYMLDDVLSAVDAHVARSIIQHAIMGPLMSKETRILCTHNIQAIHLADMIVVMDNGHVKWIGSPTDSSVTSYISFLSLNEFDTFTEVQRNEKLPNLDGKMEKPRELDSISTINEAQGIIEVEARKEGRVESEVYKNYAAFSGWSIAVISCLSAILMQASRNGNDLWLSFWVDTTGANQSKFSTTFYLVILCLFCLVNSLLTLVRAFSFAYGGLRAAIKVHDQLLHKIIDSPVSFFDRTPSGRILNRFSSDLYTIDDSLPFILNILLANFVGLLGIAVVLSIVQVTFLLLLIPFWFIYKKLQFYYRSTSRELRRLDSVSRSPIYASFTEILEGSSTIRAFNCEDFLLIRFMQHVQMYQRTSYTEVIASLWLSLRLQLLAAFVVSFVAVMAIVGTDEHLPISLGTPGLVGLALSYASPIVSLLGSFLTSFTETEKEMVSVERVLQYMDISPEKLTGESLLDTNWPSKGKIQFQNVTLRYMPSLPPALVDVSLIIPEGSRVGIVGRTGAGKSSILNVLFRLNPICSGCVLVDDLDIALLPVRDLRSRIAIVPQSPFLFEGSLRDNLDPYEMISDRKIWDTLEKCCLKEEIETAGGLDIHVKEAGTTFSVGQRQLLCLARALLKASKVLCLDECTANVDTQTASKLQKAIWSECEGRTIVTIAHRISTVLAMDNIFILDQGILIEEGNPQALMHDEASRFSSFVRASTM